Proteins encoded in a region of the Thermoplasma sp. Kam2015 genome:
- a CDS encoding DUF47 family protein, which produces MVNSHFLKKIISVGEKDIMSRLVDYTELAYKESDILIDMLSNRNSLVEKNEEIKEIEKVGDELDISIRQDVTKGAISPTLMNSMLQLVEKCDDIIDTGYFISREIKRMFLDYAGGMEKCINLVTKTYSTFISMLEYNKASLKHLNQMLTASEDEKIRDERIAIEKLEEKVDELKDDTFDYIYRNADGLPYLVFSHLIDLTHKIDDMLDDCEDAADLIITITRSITS; this is translated from the coding sequence ATGGTCAATTCTCACTTTTTGAAGAAAATAATATCTGTTGGTGAGAAAGATATAATGTCACGTTTGGTCGATTATACGGAGCTGGCTTACAAAGAGAGCGATATATTGATAGATATGCTGTCTAACCGCAATTCGCTTGTAGAAAAGAATGAGGAGATCAAGGAGATCGAGAAAGTTGGGGATGAGCTTGATATCTCTATAAGACAGGATGTAACCAAAGGTGCTATAAGCCCAACGCTCATGAACAGCATGTTACAGCTTGTGGAAAAATGCGATGATATTATAGATACTGGATATTTCATAAGCAGGGAGATAAAGAGGATGTTCCTAGACTATGCAGGTGGAATGGAAAAATGCATAAACCTAGTGACAAAGACATATTCCACCTTCATATCGATGCTTGAATACAATAAAGCGTCTCTTAAACATCTCAACCAGATGCTCACCGCTTCTGAAGACGAGAAGATCCGCGATGAAAGGATAGCAATAGAGAAGCTGGAGGAGAAGGTAGATGAACTCAAGGATGACACTTTTGATTACATATACAGGAACGCCGATGGCCTTCCGTATCTTGTATTTTCGCATCTGATAGATTTAACGCACAAAATAGATGATATGCTCGATGACTGTGAGGATGCAGCCGATCTCATAATAACGATAACAAGGTCGATAACCAGCTGA